The Megalobrama amblycephala isolate DHTTF-2021 linkage group LG22, ASM1881202v1, whole genome shotgun sequence sequence ACTCACGACAAACATTCGGTAAAGTAAGTTTGCACTTCGTGCTGCTACCGACAACAACACACACCGCATTTACATTGGTTTGTGCTTTGCATTTTGACATGCACTTACCGCTCAGCTGAACCTCGAACTGATTTCGCTAGGAATTAAAGGTTGAAGTCTGATTCTTATGAACAGCCTGCAGAATTCAGCGTTTGTCCCTTTTAGCAACGCCCACTATAAATTTGAGCTCGCGTTTTTGTTTGTTCATCATGAGTTAACCAAATTTTTCAGTTGAAAGGATAAAATagattcataaatatgttttatagtgttatatatttattgcgTATCGCGCCCCGAGgctataggcctatatttagAGATCCGGCTGTCATCATTAGATAACATTAGACATGTTCTCTGCGACATCTTTATGTCATAGGCTAACGTTAAGTGAAAATTTCTAAATAAACactaaaagaaaaaacataGACCTAGTTTGcagttgtcatttttattattatagcctattattattatgttatttataataatttatttttttatttttttatctcagaatttgGGCCTTCACTAATCGTCCCTCCCTCCAGCTACTCAAATATCTGTGTCCCACAAGAAACAGACACCATCAAGGTAATGATATGATTATATGAATTGTAGACAATAGACCTATAACAATGTATAAAGAAGAGCATGTTGGCCTATTTATTAAATGCTGTTTTgttaactgttttatttttattattacacaaAAACAGTCTAGCACCAAGTATTTTACCatacaatgtgaaaaaaacataCTGTCATTGCTTaatgaaaacaataaaactTATATAAAGCAAGACTGATATAAAGGGTTTTCACAAAAGCATGATTGTatactccaaaaaaaaaaaaagcttataaaGGGGGGCCACATTGCTAATAGATTCTAGTCCTCTTTTTTCCATTGCCATGTGTTCTaatagtaactttaaccaaaGATTTGATTTTAATGATTGTTTAGTTTTCTGAGTATTAAAGTAATATAAACTGGTTTTAAGTAATGTGATTTCAGAGTCAGTCTCTGGAAGTTCTCCTAATAAACAGGTAAGGAGATAATTGAATTTTGatcttaaaaggatagttcacccaaaaatgtaaaattctgtcatcatttgctcaccctcgagttgttccaaacctgtacgagtTTACAtcatctgttgaacacaaaagaagatattctgaagaatgttggtaacctcCAGACAGTTGACAGTCTGATTccacagttttgttttgtttttttacgcaatggaagtcaatgtctAACCTttaactgtctggttaccaacattcttcaaaatacatacatacatatatgtaaATGGGATCATTAAAATTGAGTAATTAAGTTGAGATTTTAAGTTTGACAGTTGCTATCCACCCTAGAGAGAGACAAGCTTTCACAGCTAACTAATTTTGTGTTTTAGATGCGGTGACTGTTTTCCTTAAGAAGTTTTTCATGACTATTAGTTACTACTTCAATGGTCCTgtggtatgacaaattaatttCTAAAGTTCAGATATTTGATGTTATCTCAGTTACATGATAATGAAACAACGCCTCTATTGATGGTTTGCCACCAGAGGGCGTACTATAACCGTTTTTGTGACGTTTACCATACATTCAGATATGTATGGTAAGCGTAAACGATTAAATAGGGGTagataattttataattatattatatgtaatgtaatatagtattaaatcttgaaattaaaatcgactaattaaattgtatttaaaacagtggtATAATACTTTTGTAATTTGTATGTTACTATTGTTGATGTTTTATGAATTGGTTTGTGTTTAGTAATTGGTTGACCTTTTGAATTTTGCAGACAAGCCAATAAATGGCCTGTGATAAATACATTATGTTTTTGGATTGCTATGGCACATGCTTTCCAAAATGTTAGGAAAGCATGTGCCTAAACATAAGTTAAAATGACCTAACCTGAGAAacattgaatagagtaaaaacactaataaataATCATTAATATTAGTGTAGTGTAGCAGCAAAAACTTTAGGCTATATCCCTTACGTGTAAATGAAATGCACTCAAAAGGCACcgctgggattcgaacccaggaTCTCCTGTTTACTAGACAGGCGCTTTAACCAACTAAGCCACGGCGCCACGTGCGCGATTGGTGCAGTACAGGACTTTTTCCTAAGCGGAAACAGATTGCGGTTTCACTTCTGGGATTTATTTGATATTCGGCGATATTTTTTTGTGTAACGTAGTTAATCACCAACTAAACCGTAATCTTTATGTCTGTAATAGCCAAAAGAGCATTGACGTGTAATGTACTGACACAATCAACCCAAATTGTAAAGGTCCTTTAGATACTTGACATGATAAAATGCTTTATCTTACGGCTTTTGCAGTTTAGTTATCCTTTGGACAGCCATCATCTTCCAATTAAAGTGTTGAATACATcatagaaaattaaaaatccaaatgtttcataAGAACAATACACCATCGAATATTTGATCAGTGAAAAAACGATCTcgcacaaaaacattaacatcctGGAAAAGTCCAACGAGATCCCAAAATTTAGTTCAACAGATGAAAAGGAGGCCTAAttcaattaagacatttaaatggcttttataaacatgcttcAGAAAttctggtgtgcatcttgagacaaaaaaggcactgacatattttaagatatgtcggtacaagttgctttcagttaaaacagctcaaacatgcattttaatcaAGGACTATCTTAAGCCTTGTTTGTGAAACCGGGGATATAAGAGATATgtagtcacaattatgagattaagttgcaattatgagaaataatgtcGCAATAACCTTTTTTTATTCTGAGGCGGAAAGTATTGCAATGAAGgatatgtcaaaaaaaaaaaaaaaaaccttgaaatGCCTTTCATTCTGACAAAATTAATTCTACGTGTGGAAAATTGATGTTTATTATtggaaagaaaaatatttaactTGAGGCTTAATTCTACATACAAAAAAAGCTTTAATATCAATTCAGTCTGGTCGCTGCAAAGCGCTATggtcttaatttatttttaaagattagATTAGAGACATCTGGCCACTTGACCAAAAATATCCTTGTCTACCAAATGCAtctatccaaagtgacttacattgcattgaaggtatacattttaatcagttaatGTATTCaatgggaatcgaacccatgaccttggcattgctagcaCCATGCTTTTACTGTTTGATCAGCAGGAATGCATTTTTCTTCAATACAGCACACAATTCTGTCGAACATGGCGACACACAGCCTAAAGAAAAGGCTGTGGGCCGCAGCGCACATCCTGCTGATGGATCCTCTTACAGGGATAAACCCACAAGATAAGATGCTGATATCTAGAGAAGACAGTGTCTCAAATACACGCTACACCCAAACACAGCAGCACAGAAAGTGCTTGTATTCAATTAGAAGACCCAGAGAGCTGAACAGTTTGAACATTTATTTCTGGAAATTAATTACAAAGTCTTCAAATACCAGTGAACCACCAGATTTTGGTAAACAAGTTAGCAATCTGATTATACTCCTCTCAAGAACAAGATACAGGGCtatggattattattattattatagtggAATAATTGTCTGTTATTctactgaaaaaaataacaagACAAGGTTATAATCTACCGCTGTGTCtgattattacagtttgaccctTACAGACCACAGTTTGGCATCTATATGTACATGAAAATAGCATGAATTTTGGATGACAAATGTCACACGGCAGAGACAAAAAGGTCAAAGTTAGTGTTTGAGGAAGTACAAACCAACCAGGAACTCTGAGGAAACACAGCATCAGTAAATGACATATTGCCAAACACCTTCAAGATCtggcttaaagggatatttcaccaaaaaaaatgatgattctgtcatcatttactcaaattTATGTCAatccaaacctttttttttttctcttctgtggaacacaaaagatgtttttgtccatacaatgaaaaccAATGGCGTCCCACTGAATTTcaaacagacacaaaatatttcagtcattcagatttggaatgacatgagtgtgagtagtTGATGAACAATCCCTTTTACTGCAACTGATTTTAATACCTAATGGACGCCTAAACTCATAGAACTGCTGTTAGTGTTTCATTAGACATTAAACACAAGATGCATATGTGCTTTAGCCCTTTGCTGGTGAAACAAAatgtgagacacacacacacacacacacacacacacacacacacacacacataaagtaGTTCCTTACATTACACGGATTGGATCAAGGCAAGGCTttgccattttaataaataagttAAAAATAAGCATAAGCACAACTAATAAAGGTTGGAGAAGCGGGAACGATGCGTCCCCTAATCTCTGCTGTCCCCTTTTCTCCCTTTGCAGTCAGCAGTGGAGGACTGGTGTTATTGTAGAGCAGTAATATATGCCCTTATACGAGTGCAACGCTTGTCAACATCATCGTCAAGATTACAATCATTACAGTCATTATCGTCAAGATCCACTTCAACATCACTAGTATCAGCACAAATGCATTCTTACATTAGTAaatgtgaaagaaaaaaaagggacAGGGAAGTTTTTAAATTTCTTCATGAGTTCCTCTATTTCATTTAGTCTCCTTTTCATTTTTCTAACCACTCCTAGATGCAGCAGACTACTTGTGGAATACGCATTCAAAAAACATGACTTCCTGTGAACAGAACGAAGGGATACAGAAGAACGTCACAGAGAAGACAATGTGGTGAAACATGAAGAGTATTATGTGCTCTACAGGATGATTACAGTGCAATGAGTCAGAGCAAAAAGGTCTGTTTTTTTATGAGAACGCCAATGCTTGGAACAAATAACAAACCTTCCTTTCTACAATGAAAGCctaaaaaggattttttttcttcttaaataAGCACTGGCCTACAGTTTAAAAGCTTCAACAGTATTAGTATTACTTGTCACACCTGTAAACGTTTGTCTCCTAAACTGTCCAGAAGGTACAAAGACTCAGCTGCAGCGTCTCACGTGTTCCAGAACGTATTCTGGGAAGTGCAAACTACACACTTGCAGTCCGTCCAGTTTGCAAGGCATCCTGGGATACTCGTCCTCTTTCCATTTGTTCTCGTCAGGGTCAAATGTGAGGATAGAGTCGCTGTAATGACCGTTGTAGCAAAGTCCCCCGAGCACCATGATCTGTTTGTCCAGCACTGCCACTCCATGCCCACTGCGTCCTATAGGCATAGAGGCCAAAATAGTCCACTCGTCAGTCTCTGGGTCATATACTTCTGTCGAAGGGCAGCCCTGGGATTCGAAAGAGGCACGCAGTATCACACACACCCCGCCGAAGACGTACAGCTTCCCATTGTGGGAGATCATCTTATGGAAGCAACGAGCGTAGTTCATTTTTGACTTGTTCTCCCAGCAGTTGGTGAGGATCGGCGTGCGCCGCGTACGATGTTCGGACGTTCCTTCGCGTCCCGGGTCAAATACGCACACTTGTTTTGAGGTGGAAGAGGAGGTGATGCCGCCTGTGATGTACAGCTTCCCGTTGAGCACGGTGCCTTCGTGGCCGTACTTGTTTACAGGGTAGGGGTCTACAAACTCCCACTTGTCCTCAACAATGTCATAACGCTCCGTTGAATAAAACGTCTCGTCGCGAGTGCGGCCTGCAACTGCGTAAATGTACTTCCCGATGACGCCGACGGCAAACTCTGATCTAGGAACGGACATGTCGGCCATACGGAGCCAAGAGTTCTGTCTGGGATCGTAGCGGTAGACCTTAGAAGAAGCGTGGAACTCTCCGTCAGGACCTAACTCTTCACCACCCAACAGGAAAGCGAAGTTGTTGACGATGGCCAGGCAGTCGGGGCGAAGCGGTACCTGGGGGCCTTCTAGTTCCCACCACACTTTGGGCCGGTGCAGGAGGAGGATTTTACTATTGACCATGCTGTGGCCGATCATTCCACGGAACACAGCAGTCTGGGGTCTCACGGATCTGATGCGGTTGGACTTGGTTTCCGCCAGCGGCTGTTCGTTCACCTGATGGAAGTAGCTGAGCGCCTGGTCAACTTCTAGTCTCAGTTGGCGGGAATAACGGTAGAACTCTGATGTCTTTACCTATGCAAGGTTGAAAGAAACACATAAGGGTCAATGACAGGAAAATTCCAACATACAAGTCAtaaatacactaccgttcaaatgtttggggtcattaagattttttttaacgctttcaaaattttaaaggtgccctagaattaaaaattgaatttatcttggcatagttgaataacaagagttcagtacatggaaatgacatacagtgagtctcaaactccattgtttcctccttcttatataaatctcatttgtttaaaagacctccgaagaacaggcgaatctcaacataacaccgactgttgcgtaacagtcggggtgtacgcccccaatatttgcatatgccagcccatgttcaagcattagacaagggcaggacgtctggatgtgcaccgctgaatcatcagactaggtaagcaagcaagaacaacggcgaaaaatggcagatggagcgataataactgacatgatccatgatatcatgatattttagtgatatttgttaattagcatgttgctaatgtactgttaaatgtggttaaagttaccatcgtttcttactgtattcacggagacaagagagccgtcgctattttcatttttaaacacttgcagtctgtataatgcataaacacaacttcattctttataaatctctccaacagtgtagcattagccgttagccacagagcatagcctcaaactcattcagaatcaatataaacatcaaaataaacactgtacttacgcgattagacatgctgcatgacgaacactttgtaaagatccattttgagggttatattagctgtttgaactctgtttatgctgttaaaggcaagcgcgagctccgcgGGCGGGGGAgaacgagatttaaaggggacgcagcctaaatcggctcatatttaatgatgccccaaaataggcagttaaaaaaaaaaaaaaaaaaaaaaaatcgatggggtattttgagctgaaacttcacagacaccttttaaaaagacgttctacggcacctttaataattgtTCTAATTCTATGAGAATCACTAGACTGAACATGCAAAATTTCTCCGAATGCTGTAACGgtcgtgatatgacgtcacggtctacagcgtcttttttataaacatgaattcaacatataacttaaagtaatatattcaaaatgtaaaaataaagaacctactcgactttactgcaaaaatataattcttttaattcagccaagaggtcatgccGTGAGAAATCGATTTTATACTGGTCGTATGTCTTCACGTGATGTgaattcgcaggtcagagttcaccaaacttgaactttggaacgcAGCGAAATGCGAAATGTTTTCACACGAGCTTGCGTTTCCAGTCTGATGCATTCGCATGCATTTGAATAGAAGTCAATGGAATGAAAAGTGCATTGTGACTGCACCATAAGGAAGTCCAGAtgacaactataatgataacgacACAGAGGAAAGTTATCGCAGGACTACCAGAACAATTTTTTCCAggtgatgaatgataaaaacattgaacaTAGCTAATCAGAATCCACcgactttaaagagcttgagcatttaaagtggcagatgaTATAACTGTAGCGCACACTTATAATAACAGAACAGATCATAAGAACATGTTGGGGTCTGGATGCTAATATATGGTGAATATCTAATATATTTAGATATAGGTAGAGCTGGA is a genomic window containing:
- the klhl15 gene encoding kelch-like protein 15 isoform X1, whose translation is MSEGPRAPWSKRGCVESHRREQGKYKQRKCERPFSAVKPTVGQEASKRCLMAGDVEVYLSQVHDGSVSSGFRALYEERLLLDVTLLIEEHHFQAHKALLATQSDYFRVMFTADMRERDQDKIHMKGLTAAGFGHVLRFMYYGSLELSMLTVQEILQAAMYVQLTEAVEFCCSFLLAKICLENCAEVMRLLEDFSVGVEGVQEQLDAFLLENFVPLMGRPDFLSYLSLEKLMAYLDSDQLSRFPEIELYEAVQAWLRHDRRRWRHTDAVVQNLRFCLMTPANIFEKVKTSEFYRYSRQLRLEVDQALSYFHQVNEQPLAETKSNRIRSVRPQTAVFRGMIGHSMVNSKILLLHRPKVWWELEGPQVPLRPDCLAIVNNFAFLLGGEELGPDGEFHASSKVYRYDPRQNSWLRMADMSVPRSEFAVGVIGKYIYAVAGRTRDETFYSTERYDIVEDKWEFVDPYPVNKYGHEGTVLNGKLYITGGITSSSTSKQVCVFDPGREGTSEHRTRRTPILTNCWENKSKMNYARCFHKMISHNGKLYVFGGVCVILRASFESQGCPSTEVYDPETDEWTILASMPIGRSGHGVAVLDKQIMVLGGLCYNGHYSDSILTFDPDENKWKEDEYPRMPCKLDGLQVCSLHFPEYVLEHVRRCS
- the klhl15 gene encoding kelch-like protein 15 isoform X3 — protein: MAGDVEVYLSQVHDGSVSSGFRALYEERLLLDVTLLIEEHHFQAHKALLATQSDYFRVMFTADMRERDQDKIHMKGLTAAGFGHVLRFMYYGSLELSMLTVQEILQAAMYVQLTEAVEFCCSFLLAKICLENCAEVMRLLEDFSVGVEGVQEQLDAFLLENFVPLMGRPDFLSYLSLEKLMAYLDSDQLSRFPEIELYEAVQAWLRHDRRRWRHTDAVVQNLRFCLMTPANIFEKVKTSEFYRYSRQLRLEVDQALSYFHQVNEQPLAETKSNRIRSVRPQTAVFRGMIGHSMVNSKILLLHRPKVWWELEGPQVPLRPDCLAIVNNFAFLLGGEELGPDGEFHASSKVYRYDPRQNSWLRMADMSVPRSEFAVGVIGKYIYAVAGRTRDETFYSTERYDIVEDKWEFVDPYPVNKYGHEGTVLNGKLYITGGITSSSTSKQVCVFDPGREGTSEHRTRRTPILTNCWENKSKMNYARCFHKMISHNGKLYVFGGVCVILRASFESQGCPSTEVYDPETDEWTILASMPIGRSGHGVAVLDKQIMVLGGLCYNGHYSDSILTFDPDENKWKEDEYPRMPCKLDGLQVCSLHFPEYVLEHVRRCS
- the klhl15 gene encoding kelch-like protein 15 isoform X2 translates to MPVANQRCLMAGDVEVYLSQVHDGSVSSGFRALYEERLLLDVTLLIEEHHFQAHKALLATQSDYFRVMFTADMRERDQDKIHMKGLTAAGFGHVLRFMYYGSLELSMLTVQEILQAAMYVQLTEAVEFCCSFLLAKICLENCAEVMRLLEDFSVGVEGVQEQLDAFLLENFVPLMGRPDFLSYLSLEKLMAYLDSDQLSRFPEIELYEAVQAWLRHDRRRWRHTDAVVQNLRFCLMTPANIFEKVKTSEFYRYSRQLRLEVDQALSYFHQVNEQPLAETKSNRIRSVRPQTAVFRGMIGHSMVNSKILLLHRPKVWWELEGPQVPLRPDCLAIVNNFAFLLGGEELGPDGEFHASSKVYRYDPRQNSWLRMADMSVPRSEFAVGVIGKYIYAVAGRTRDETFYSTERYDIVEDKWEFVDPYPVNKYGHEGTVLNGKLYITGGITSSSTSKQVCVFDPGREGTSEHRTRRTPILTNCWENKSKMNYARCFHKMISHNGKLYVFGGVCVILRASFESQGCPSTEVYDPETDEWTILASMPIGRSGHGVAVLDKQIMVLGGLCYNGHYSDSILTFDPDENKWKEDEYPRMPCKLDGLQVCSLHFPEYVLEHVRRCS